The window CACAGAAATATTACATAGATTATGTAAGAGTCTATAAAAATAAATAATGAAAAGGGGACGAAAGGTCCAAAAAACAGAAAAAAAAATCATGAGAAAACTAATTGTAAGTTGTTTTGTAGTAGGTATTGCCATCAACGTCAATGCTCAGAATTATTGGAAAAAAAATGCAGGGAAAACAGCTAAAGTAGTCCTTACCAATTCGAAAGCAAATGAGAAAATGGCGGATAAAGGAGCCGTTACTTTTCAACAGTTCGGGCAGCCTAAAGAAACAGATGCCTGTATTTTTGTAGCTCCGAACTTTAAATATCAAAAGTTAATCGGTATCGGAGGTGCTATTACAGATGCCTCGGCAGAAACCTTTTATAAAATGCCGAAGAACAGGCAGAAGGAAATTCTGGAGGCCTATTTCGGAAAAAACGGATTGGGATATACCGTTGTCCGTACCAATATGAATTCCTGTGACTTTTCCAGCGATTCTTATACGTATGTAGAAGATAACGATACTTCCCTGAAGACATTCAATGTGGCTCATGATGAAAAGTATAAGATTCCAATGATCAAAGAAGCCCAGAAAGCGATTGGAAATAATTTTACATTCTATTTCTCACCCTGGAGTCCGCCGGCATGGATGAAATCAAACCAAAGCTTATACAAGGGAGGCAGACTGGAAAATCAGTATTACCAGATCTGGGCAGATTATTATATCAAATTCATTAAGGAATATGAAAAAAGAGGCATTAATATCTGGGGATTAACCGTTCAGAATGAACCAATGGCTACCCAAAGCTGGGAGTCGTGCATCTACACTGCTGAAGAAGAAGGAGAGTTCCTGAAAAAGAATCTTGGGCCAACCCTCTGGAAAAACGGATATAAAGATAAAAAAGTGATGATCTGGGACCATAACAGAGATCTGATCTATCAGAGAGCAACCACTACCTTAAGCGATCCGGAAACCTCAAAATATGCCAGCGGTATCGGATACCACTGGTATGAAACATGGAATAATAAAACCCAGCTGTTTGACAATTTAGCAGAAACTCACAGAGCTTTTCCGGATAAATTCCTTGCGTTCACCGAAGGATGTAAAGAACAGTTTAATATGGACAAAATCTATGACGTAAGCCTTGGGGAGCTCTACAGCAAAAATATGTTGAATGACTTTAACAAAGGAAATGCCCTATGGACAGACTGGAATATCCTGCTTGATGAAACGGGAGGACCCAATCACAAAGGAAACTTCTGCTTTTCGCCCATTATAGCAGATACGAAGACAGGAGAGGTATTCTACACCTACGAATACTACTATATAGGACATGTTTCAAAATATATCAAACCAAATGCGCAGAGAATCGGAAGTTCTTCCAACAGAGCAGCCCTTACCTCCTCAGCATTTATGAATGAAAATGGCCAGCTGGTAACCGTTATCATGAACGATTCAGACAATGATATTGAAACCAACCTTTGGATTGAAGGAATGGCTGCCAAACTGAATGCTCCGGCACACTCTATACAGACCGTAATTTTATAATATCATATTAATATTATTTTTGACAGAATCGGCGGCCTCGAAGAGGCCGCCGATTCGCATTTAAAATATCTTTAGAAGTAGATAAAAACTATTGTACAGAAAACTTCCCGGAAATCTTTCCGTTACTGTTTTGAGCATTATAGAAATAAATTCCGGTTCTCATTCCCGAAGTGGAAATGATCGTATTACCAGCTTTCGTTTGCTGGGATTTTATTGTTAATCCTTCTGCGTTAATGATCGTCAATTCATAGTTATTTCCGTTTTCAGGAAGATGGATAGTAAGATTTTCACCCTGTTTTACAGGATTAGGATAAGCCGTAGAAGTCATTTCCTGTTTTGCAGACATCGTGGATGTTGTTACCTGCTCAAGCACCCATTGATGATTTACTCCAGCGATACCGTTTATATCCTGATCCCAGATATTAATATTCGTACCCGAAGTTTGTGAATTGCCAGGATTATCCATAGCTTTCATATTCGATAATGCGGTTCCAATGACAAAAGCACTTGAAGTATAAGGTCTCAGTACCCACTGTTGATTATTTCCACCATGTTTAGGATACTGTACCAGTGTAGTACCATTGCTTATATTGGATGCAGGAACATCAATTGCCAGACCCGAAGCACGGTTCGTAATGATGTAATTATTTCCTGTTTTTTCCAGTTTCCATTGTTGGGCAACATTAGTGCTAAAAGGATATTGAACCATTTTGGTATTGGCAGAAGTACTGTAATTGGCGGGGCTGATGTATAGACTGCTTCCTACGCATTTTATTCGGTAATAAGCATTCGGATCAATGGTAGGTGATGTTATAATGGAGTTGATGGTAAGGTTATTATACCCGAAATTGGATGTTTGTTTAAAAATGTCTTCCAATACCACACTCACATAATATTTTCCCGGCTGGGAATTGGCAGGAAGCGGTACCTGCGCACTTCTCTGATCGGGACGAATACCTGTAACCACCGCTACAGGAGTATAAGAATTTGCCCAGCTGGCTTCAGTATATAATGAAACTTTATAGGAAAACTGGGGACTTGTGGTTTCTGAGTTGACCCAGTTTACATTCACCGAATTATTTGAAGTATTATAAGATGGAGTAACAGCAGTCACAGTAACAGGTATCGTTGTTGAAGGTTTTGTGCCTTCCTGAGTAATTCCGTTAAAAGTTACCGAGCTGCCGGCAGGTGCCGGAGCGGTTCCACAGGAAGTTACCTTAATGGCAGTATTATTGAAAGCTGTTTCGGCTCCCCACGATCCTGTTCCTGCCGAAGCGGTATATCGCGAAGGTTTGGACCAGTTTCCCCCTGCATTCATACTCCAGAAGTTTCTGAAATATCCGCAGCGGGTGGCTTTGCTGGCAGCAGCGTTCCAATTTTCTACAAAGCCTCCCAGTTTGGTGCCTGTGAATTTCGCATCGTTTTCAGGAGTGACAATCGTGACATAGTGCTTCCACTTTCCGGTGCCATAATCAAACATAAAGAATCCGATTCTGGTTTTTCCGTCACCGGTAGACCATCTTCTTACCACGGTAGCATACCAGATTCCTGGTGTCCATGGCATAGGATTGTCGGTGTGAAGCCCCGTTCCTTCTCCTCCGAACCCATCTACGAAAGTATTGGGAGCAGTATATTCTGTAGTACACTGCGGAACATTGGTATCCTGGAGATCCCACATGGAAAAAATGTTGTTGTAGATTTCATTCTGTTTGTACTGAATTCCCGCATATCCGCCCCGCGGGCCCAGAGAAAAATTCAGGGTAGAATAATAGGTGTTTACTTTCTTACAGGTATTGTCTGCCATTACTTCAGAATACCAGAGTTCACCCGAGTTAGCCATATCAAAACCTTCAAGATAAGGGCCCCAGCTTGGGCACGTTTGTGCATTTAATGCATTGAATAGTGAGCTTACAGCAACACATAACATGGCTGTACAGGATTTAATTTTTTTCATATACAATTTATTTGGTAGTGGATAAGTTATGAATTTTTAATTGATTTTTAAAAAATAATAATGAATTATGTTTTTGTATTTTTAAATAGTAAATGTTTTATGTTAGTTTTTTCATTAATTTTAATTATATTTTTTAACAAAAATAAATTCCATGGAAACAATATCAAATGAGGAATTCTATGCCGGCTTGCAGCAACTTCCCAAGCCCCATTATCCTTTCCCGCATTTTTTTCATCCTGATATGCAGGAACAGAGAGAAGAATATTATCAATGGATTGATAAAGAATATGCTTTTCACAGTAAAGAGGCTCGCGAGAAACATAAATTGCATAATCTTACAGATATCGCAGCAAGAGGCTGCCCCTTCCTTAAGAATCTTGCTGAACTCCGGCCGTTAGCCAATTATACAGCCAACGGAGCCATGATGGACGATTACTTTGACCGTTGTTCCAGAGATGAAATGTATCAGATCATGCATCGGATCATTGATCTGTTATCAGGAGCTAATCCTGAAGAACCTTCTGAAAATGGTGTTTTTCATCTATTCTGGGTGTTGAGGCAGGATGCTATTCAATGTGGTATTCCCAAAAACATCTATAAAAGATTTGTAAAATCAATACAGGATGTATTGATAGGCTATTCGGAAGAAAAAACCTATTACCGGGCAAATATTGTTCCGCCATTACCGGTGTATCTGCTGATCAGAGAAGCCACAAGCGGTGTACAGCCGTACTGTGATTATGCAGTGCTGCAGAAAGAATACCGTCAGCTGCCGGATGAAATTTTTGAGCACCCTCATATCCGGCGTATCTATACTTTATGTTCTTTAATGATTGGTATACACAATGATATAATCTCTTTACCCAAAGAAATTCATCGTGACGGTGATACAATGAATCTTGTAAAAGTTTTGCAGAAAGAACATGCATCATCATTATCTGAAGCGTATATGAAAGCTCTGGAAATTCATGATCAATATTTAAAAGAATTTTTGGTGCTGCAAGACCATCTTCCTCCTTTTGGGAACTTGCAGCGTGAAGTGTACAGTTATGTACAGGATCTGGGGATTATGATCGCCGGGGTATATGCCTGGCATACTCATGATACATCCCGATATGTAAATGGAGGCTATGTGGAAGGGGAGTTTTCAATCCAGAAATAATTACCAGTTTAAAATAGGGTAACAGAAAAACCCATGAAATAAAAATTCATGGGTTTTAGGTATGGTAAACGAATTGTTAATCCGCTATTTTTTAGATCAATACTTCTTATTCAGTATCATACTTGCTGATTACTTTCTGGGTAACTCCTGAGCTGCTGAAACCTCCATCATGGAAAAGATTCTGCATCGTAACTTTCTTGGTAAGATCAGAGAATAGCGTTACACAGTAGTCTGCACATTCAAGAGCAGTAGCATTTCCTAGTGGAGACATATCTTCCGCATATCCAAGAAATCCTCCGAAACCTTTCACACCGCTACCCGCAGTAGTCATGGTAGGAGACTGAGAAACGGTATTCACACGTACTTTTCTTTCACCCCAGTAGTTTCCGAACGTTCTTGCAATACTTTCCAGATAGGCTTTATTGTCAGACATATCGTTATAATCCGGAAACGTTCTCTGAGCAGCAATATAAGTAAGTGCCAGAATGCTTCCCCACTCATTCATACAGTCTTTTTCCCAGGCTACACGCATTACTTTGTGGAAAGAAACAGCGGAAATATCCCAGCCTTTTTCTAACCAGTCGTAGTTCATCTCTGTATAATGTTTTCCTTTTCTTACGTTGATAGACATCCCGATAGAGTGAAGGATAAAGTCAATTTTTCCAAATTTTGCAACAGCGGCATCAAAAAGTTTTTCAAGATCTTCTACAGAAGTAGCATCAGCACCTATTACTTCAGAACCTGTTTTTTCTGCTAAACCATTAAGTTCTCCCATTCTCAAAGCAATAGGAGCATTGGATAAAATAAATTCAGCACCTTCCTCATGGCATCTTTCAGCAACTTTCCATGCGATAGATTGTTCATTAAGGGCTCCAAAAATAATTCCCTTTTTGCCTTTAAGTAAACCGTATGACATAATTTTTTAATGTTTATTATACTACAAATGTAACAATAATTGTGCTTATGGCATAATAAAAAATGGAGCCTTATCAATTTAAGACTCCATTTTATTGAAAATATTTATATGACTGAAATACTAATTGGTTTTCTTATTCCATTCTGCCTTTACATCTTCAGCTGCATCTTTTGTTTTTTCCCATGCTTCATCTGCTTTATCTTTGATATCCTCCCAGGCATCGGATACATTAGCTTTTACCCTGTCTAACCAGTCTTCCTGGCTGGCTTCCTGATCATTATTCCTCTTCTCATTGATGTAATCTTTAGCCTTGTCTGCCAATTCATTGATTTTCCATTTTGTATTGTCCGCTGCATTCTGTAAAGAATTTTCTACATTGTTTACTGCATTTTCCGCTTTGTTGTACTCTGAATTGTTCATAATAGTATAAATTTTAGTTTGGTAGTGGTAATTAAACAAGAACTATTCCTAAAATCAGGACCGTCTGTTAAAGTTTTCATAATGTTTTGTTATCTATTTCTAAATCCATAATAACTGTATTTATGAAAAGATGATAATTATGAAAAAAATTCGCTGCGGATGGTGTGAAAAAGAGGAGATATCTACAGAAAGTATCATAAAAAAATAGCTGCTTTTTCCCATAAAAGATAGAAAAACTCATGAACAGTCTGGGAAGTAGAAGAAACAGACTGAAAACCCTGTAAGCTGCCACCCATGCACAGTAATTTATGGAAGTCCAAAAGGAGTTTGACATTTTCTATCAATATATCTCGGAGTTTTATAGAGTGCCCCCCATTGATAGCTGTCCTGAAACATTATCCGATGTTCCCGCCACGACCGAAATTTCGGATCTTATTTCCCAACTTAAAAAAAGGATTCAAATTCGTGGGTTCTACAGTAATCTAAACCCATATGCAGGCTGCCGGAATGATTAATGCTCATCTCAAAGACTGTTTTACCGGAATCAAATAGTTGTTTTTTATTCAAAATTTAGTGATGTTTGTTATTAATTATATAATTAAAAAAGTTAAGCAGGAAATTAGAGATATCTGCAAAACCTAATGAATACTTCATTTAATAAATGCCTGATATTTAAACATTTTTCATTGTTTTGTGATTAACCTCTGTTTTAATCACCATAATGTGTTTTTAATTGTTGTTTTTTCAAAA of the Chryseobacterium aureum genome contains:
- a CDS encoding terpene synthase family protein; protein product: METISNEEFYAGLQQLPKPHYPFPHFFHPDMQEQREEYYQWIDKEYAFHSKEAREKHKLHNLTDIAARGCPFLKNLAELRPLANYTANGAMMDDYFDRCSRDEMYQIMHRIIDLLSGANPEEPSENGVFHLFWVLRQDAIQCGIPKNIYKRFVKSIQDVLIGYSEEKTYYRANIVPPLPVYLLIREATSGVQPYCDYAVLQKEYRQLPDEIFEHPHIRRIYTLCSLMIGIHNDIISLPKEIHRDGDTMNLVKVLQKEHASSLSEAYMKALEIHDQYLKEFLVLQDHLPPFGNLQREVYSYVQDLGIMIAGVYAWHTHDTSRYVNGGYVEGEFSIQK
- a CDS encoding DUF3472 domain-containing protein; its protein translation is MKKIKSCTAMLCVAVSSLFNALNAQTCPSWGPYLEGFDMANSGELWYSEVMADNTCKKVNTYYSTLNFSLGPRGGYAGIQYKQNEIYNNIFSMWDLQDTNVPQCTTEYTAPNTFVDGFGGEGTGLHTDNPMPWTPGIWYATVVRRWSTGDGKTRIGFFMFDYGTGKWKHYVTIVTPENDAKFTGTKLGGFVENWNAAASKATRCGYFRNFWSMNAGGNWSKPSRYTASAGTGSWGAETAFNNTAIKVTSCGTAPAPAGSSVTFNGITQEGTKPSTTIPVTVTAVTPSYNTSNNSVNVNWVNSETTSPQFSYKVSLYTEASWANSYTPVAVVTGIRPDQRSAQVPLPANSQPGKYYVSVVLEDIFKQTSNFGYNNLTINSIITSPTIDPNAYYRIKCVGSSLYISPANYSTSANTKMVQYPFSTNVAQQWKLEKTGNNYIITNRASGLAIDVPASNISNGTTLVQYPKHGGNNQQWVLRPYTSSAFVIGTALSNMKAMDNPGNSQTSGTNINIWDQDINGIAGVNHQWVLEQVTTSTMSAKQEMTSTAYPNPVKQGENLTIHLPENGNNYELTIINAEGLTIKSQQTKAGNTIISTSGMRTGIYFYNAQNSNGKISGKFSVQ
- a CDS encoding enoyl-ACP reductase FabI; this encodes MSYGLLKGKKGIIFGALNEQSIAWKVAERCHEEGAEFILSNAPIALRMGELNGLAEKTGSEVIGADATSVEDLEKLFDAAVAKFGKIDFILHSIGMSINVRKGKHYTEMNYDWLEKGWDISAVSFHKVMRVAWEKDCMNEWGSILALTYIAAQRTFPDYNDMSDNKAYLESIARTFGNYWGERKVRVNTVSQSPTMTTAGSGVKGFGGFLGYAEDMSPLGNATALECADYCVTLFSDLTKKVTMQNLFHDGGFSSSGVTQKVISKYDTE
- a CDS encoding glycoside hydrolase family 30 protein is translated as MRKLIVSCFVVGIAINVNAQNYWKKNAGKTAKVVLTNSKANEKMADKGAVTFQQFGQPKETDACIFVAPNFKYQKLIGIGGAITDASAETFYKMPKNRQKEILEAYFGKNGLGYTVVRTNMNSCDFSSDSYTYVEDNDTSLKTFNVAHDEKYKIPMIKEAQKAIGNNFTFYFSPWSPPAWMKSNQSLYKGGRLENQYYQIWADYYIKFIKEYEKRGINIWGLTVQNEPMATQSWESCIYTAEEEGEFLKKNLGPTLWKNGYKDKKVMIWDHNRDLIYQRATTTLSDPETSKYASGIGYHWYETWNNKTQLFDNLAETHRAFPDKFLAFTEGCKEQFNMDKIYDVSLGELYSKNMLNDFNKGNALWTDWNILLDETGGPNHKGNFCFSPIIADTKTGEVFYTYEYYYIGHVSKYIKPNAQRIGSSSNRAALTSSAFMNENGQLVTVIMNDSDNDIETNLWIEGMAAKLNAPAHSIQTVIL